In the Gammaproteobacteria bacterium genome, one interval contains:
- a CDS encoding SpoVR family protein — protein sequence MSEPISTGAEWTFELIEEYHAEIAAIAEEFKLDTYPNQIELITAEQMLDAYASIGMPIGYSHWSFGKHFIRNEQQYRRGHMGLAYEIVINSNPCIAYLMEENTMMMQALVIAHACFGHNSFFKGNYLFRAWTDAEAIIDYLVFAKRYINECEERYGIEEVENLLDSCHALQNHGVDRYKRPYPISMREEKERLKEREAYLQSQVNDLWLKTVPQKEAAEEDVTHPNFPAEPQENILYFIEKNAPLLEPWQREVVRIVRKIGQYFYPQRQTQVMNEGWACFWHYHLMNALYDRGKVTEGFILEFLQSHTNVVAQPEFDSPYFSGINPYALGYAMMTDIKRICVDPDEEDKKWFADIAGSNWQETLDFAMRNFKDESFISQFLSPRLIREFKLFSILDDEERSELEVISIHNDAGYQHIRQALSDQYNLSMNEPNIQVFNVDTRGDRMLTLRHVPHNNVPLAENSAEVLKHLRRLWGFDVRLETLDADGNINTTEECAA from the coding sequence TCGATACCTACCCCAACCAGATCGAGTTGATTACCGCCGAGCAGATGCTTGATGCCTACGCCAGCATCGGCATGCCTATCGGTTACAGCCACTGGTCGTTTGGTAAGCATTTTATTCGCAACGAACAACAGTATCGGCGCGGCCACATGGGGCTGGCTTACGAGATCGTGATTAATTCGAATCCCTGCATTGCCTATTTAATGGAAGAAAATACCATGATGATGCAGGCACTGGTGATTGCACACGCCTGTTTCGGACATAATTCGTTTTTCAAGGGTAACTACCTGTTCCGGGCATGGACCGATGCCGAGGCAATTATTGACTACCTGGTTTTTGCAAAGCGCTATATCAACGAATGCGAAGAGCGTTACGGAATAGAAGAGGTGGAAAATCTGCTCGATTCCTGCCACGCGCTGCAAAATCATGGCGTGGACCGTTACAAGCGTCCCTATCCGATATCGATGCGTGAAGAAAAGGAGCGGCTGAAAGAACGTGAGGCCTACCTGCAGTCACAGGTCAACGACCTGTGGCTAAAAACCGTACCGCAAAAAGAGGCCGCGGAAGAGGATGTCACCCATCCGAATTTCCCGGCGGAACCGCAGGAAAATATCCTTTATTTCATCGAAAAGAATGCCCCGCTGCTCGAGCCCTGGCAGCGCGAGGTGGTGCGTATCGTGCGCAAGATCGGCCAGTATTTTTATCCGCAGCGGCAAACCCAGGTCATGAACGAGGGCTGGGCCTGCTTCTGGCATTATCATTTAATGAACGCGCTATACGACCGGGGCAAGGTTACCGAGGGATTTATACTCGAATTCCTGCAAAGTCATACCAACGTTGTCGCCCAGCCGGAATTCGATAGCCCCTATTTCAGCGGCATCAACCCCTATGCGCTGGGTTACGCAATGATGACCGATATCAAGCGAATCTGTGTCGATCCGGACGAGGAGGACAAAAAGTGGTTTGCCGACATCGCCGGGTCTAACTGGCAGGAAACGCTTGATTTCGCCATGCGTAATTTCAAGGATGAAAGCTTTATCTCGCAATTCCTGTCACCACGACTGATCCGTGAATTCAAGCTGTTCTCGATACTTGATGACGAGGAACGCAGCGAGCTCGAAGTGATCTCGATTCACAACGATGCCGGGTACCAGCATATACGCCAGGCACTGTCTGATCAGTACAACCTGAGTATGAATGAGCCTAATATCCAGGTTTTCAATGTTGATACCCGGGGTGATCGCATGCTTACCCTGCGGCATGTCCCGCACAATAACGTGCCGTTGGCGGAAAACAGTGCCGAGGTGTTGAAGCATTTGCGACGTTTGTGGGGATTTGACGTCAGGCTTGAAACACTCGACGCCGATGGCAATATCAATACTACCGAGGAATGCGCTGCCTGA
- a CDS encoding MoaD/ThiS family protein: MDISVTLFGGLRHFLPAGSSFNKCDIHTEDGASLETLLQQIPIPENKPYIVILNDEKISRENYAKIIIQEKDEIVLLPPIKGG; the protein is encoded by the coding sequence ATGGATATCTCGGTAACCCTGTTTGGCGGGCTGCGGCACTTCCTACCCGCCGGCAGTTCCTTCAACAAGTGCGATATCCATACCGAAGATGGCGCCAGCCTCGAGACCCTGTTGCAGCAAATTCCGATACCCGAGAACAAGCCTTACATTGTCATACTAAACGATGAAAAAATATCGCGTGAGAATTATGCAAAAATCATAATTCAGGAAAAAGACGAAATAGTATTGCTACCCCCGATCAAGGGCGGATAA
- a CDS encoding aldehyde ferredoxin oxidoreductase family protein has product MAWQQQILRVNLSKGSCDIEPLNMEWAEAFLGSRGLGSKYLYEEMDPAADALSAENKIIFATGPLTGTMASTGGRYTVITKGPLTGAIACSNSGGKFGGELKMAGYDLLIIEGESEKPVYLHIEDEKVEICDASEIWGKTVWETEDILAQKYQDPLMRFAGIGQAGETLCRYACVVNDKHRAAGRSGVGAVMGSKKIKTIAVRGTRGVRNKDPKAFYRIVNEVNARMTDRDEMARDGTLAMMDVTNGFGSLPTRNNRSVRFEGANKLNPEAMHTPNENGHTNIVTNGACFGCTIGCGRICKIDPTHFSVKDRPEYHGASGGLEYETAYALGAACGIDDIDAATFAGFICNEYGMDPISLGGSIAAAMELFDIGAIDEKTTGGIKLEFGSAEALCQIAELVGKGEGFGADIALGSKRLCEKYGQPDLSMTVKGQEFAAYDGRAMQGMGLAYATSNRGACHLRADPYGHDFETTEIEGKAEIVRDSQRDVAFLDSSGLCLFPGGCGWGLEDYRTLVDAACESDWSSDERMRETGERIWVLEKLFNLKAGLGKKDDTLPRRILEEPADVGTAKGLVCRLDEMLPEYYELCGWDSEGVPTKETLQRLGLN; this is encoded by the coding sequence ATGGCCTGGCAACAACAGATTCTTCGCGTCAACCTGAGCAAGGGTAGCTGCGATATCGAACCGCTTAACATGGAATGGGCCGAAGCATTTCTTGGCTCTCGCGGACTTGGCAGCAAATACCTGTACGAGGAAATGGACCCGGCCGCGGATGCCTTGTCGGCAGAAAACAAGATTATCTTTGCCACCGGTCCACTGACCGGCACCATGGCTTCAACCGGTGGCCGCTATACCGTCATTACCAAAGGGCCGCTAACCGGGGCCATCGCCTGTTCCAATTCCGGCGGCAAGTTCGGTGGTGAATTAAAAATGGCGGGTTACGATTTGCTCATTATCGAGGGCGAATCGGAAAAACCGGTTTACCTGCATATCGAAGATGAAAAAGTTGAAATCTGCGACGCAAGCGAAATCTGGGGCAAAACCGTCTGGGAAACCGAGGACATACTGGCGCAGAAATACCAGGATCCGTTGATGCGCTTTGCCGGGATCGGTCAGGCGGGAGAAACACTGTGCCGCTATGCCTGCGTGGTCAACGACAAGCATCGCGCTGCCGGCCGCTCCGGTGTTGGCGCGGTAATGGGTTCGAAGAAAATCAAGACGATTGCGGTACGCGGCACCAGGGGTGTACGCAACAAGGACCCCAAGGCTTTCTATCGGATTGTCAATGAAGTTAACGCGCGTATGACTGACCGCGACGAAATGGCGCGCGACGGCACGCTGGCGATGATGGACGTCACCAACGGTTTCGGTAGTTTACCGACCCGAAACAACCGCAGCGTACGCTTCGAAGGTGCCAACAAGCTCAATCCCGAAGCAATGCACACGCCGAATGAAAACGGTCATACCAATATCGTTACCAACGGCGCTTGCTTCGGTTGCACTATCGGTTGTGGGCGCATTTGTAAAATTGATCCTACCCATTTTTCGGTCAAGGACAGACCCGAGTACCACGGCGCCTCGGGCGGTCTCGAGTATGAAACCGCATACGCGCTGGGTGCGGCCTGCGGTATTGACGATATTGACGCGGCGACCTTCGCCGGCTTCATCTGCAACGAGTATGGCATGGATCCCATTTCACTCGGCGGTTCGATTGCCGCCGCGATGGAGCTGTTTGATATTGGCGCCATCGATGAGAAAACCACCGGCGGCATTAAGCTTGAGTTCGGTTCAGCCGAGGCACTGTGCCAGATAGCAGAGCTGGTCGGCAAGGGTGAAGGCTTTGGCGCTGATATTGCATTGGGTTCAAAACGCCTGTGCGAAAAATATGGACAACCAGATCTGTCGATGACGGTCAAGGGGCAGGAATTTGCGGCTTACGACGGACGTGCGATGCAGGGCATGGGTCTCGCCTACGCAACCAGTAACCGGGGCGCCTGTCATCTGCGCGCCGATCCCTACGGGCATGATTTCGAAACTACCGAAATCGAAGGTAAGGCCGAGATCGTGCGCGATTCCCAGCGAGATGTCGCTTTTCTCGATTCAAGCGGACTGTGCCTGTTTCCCGGCGGTTGTGGCTGGGGACTGGAAGACTATCGCACGCTGGTCGATGCCGCCTGCGAGAGCGACTGGAGCAGTGATGAACGCATGCGTGAAACCGGTGAACGGATCTGGGTGCTGGAAAAACTGTTCAACCTCAAGGCCGGATTGGGCAAGAAAGACGACACCCTGCCAAGGCGCATCCTGGAAGAACCGGCCGATGTCGGCACCGCCAAGGGCCTGGTCTGTCGGCTGGACGAAATGCTGCCCGAGTACTACGAGTTATGCGGCTGGGATAGCGAGGGCGTTCCTACCAAAGAAACACTGCAACGTCTCGGCCTGAATTGA
- a CDS encoding antibiotic biosynthesis monooxygenase — MIRVIIEREIAEGIEQYYESAIADLLGVMANAPGYVSGESSVDIRRPNHYVVITRWTDEAAWHRWFQSSERQELLDAIRPFLMTEEKFTLLKQLILHRDESAG, encoded by the coding sequence ATGATCAGGGTAATCATCGAGCGCGAAATCGCGGAAGGTATCGAGCAATACTACGAATCTGCCATTGCAGACCTGCTCGGCGTGATGGCAAATGCGCCAGGTTATGTGTCGGGCGAGTCGTCGGTCGATATTCGTCGACCCAACCACTATGTGGTGATTACGCGCTGGACCGATGAGGCTGCCTGGCATCGCTGGTTTCAATCCAGTGAACGCCAGGAGTTACTGGATGCGATCAGACCCTTCCTGATGACGGAGGAAAAATTTACACTGCTGAAGCAGCTGATCTTGCACCGGGATGAGTCGGCTGGTTGA
- the mraZ gene encoding division/cell wall cluster transcriptional repressor MraZ — MHKFRGVSNLSLDAKGRIVLPARYRERLLEICQSQLIVTIDTDQPCLLIYPLPEWELIEEKIEALPSFNPTTRRIQRLLIGHATEVEVDANGRMLLSNPLREYAQLGKKVVLIGQGKKFELWDEVLWAERMDDWLGDGTGDDMPAALADLTL; from the coding sequence GTGCACAAATTTCGAGGGGTTTCCAATTTATCTTTGGATGCGAAGGGAAGAATTGTTCTTCCCGCGCGCTACCGTGAGCGGCTGCTTGAGATCTGTCAGAGTCAACTGATCGTCACGATCGATACCGACCAACCCTGCCTGCTGATATACCCGCTCCCTGAATGGGAACTGATCGAGGAAAAAATCGAAGCCTTACCCAGCTTTAATCCGACAACCCGTCGAATCCAGCGCTTGCTGATCGGTCATGCCACCGAGGTTGAGGTTGATGCCAATGGTCGCATGTTGCTGTCCAATCCGCTGCGGGAGTATGCACAGCTCGGCAAGAAGGTGGTACTGATCGGGCAAGGTAAAAAGTTTGAGCTCTGGGACGAAGTTCTCTGGGCCGAGCGCATGGACGACTGGCTGGGTGATGGTACTGGCGATGACATGCCGGCGGCGCTTGCGGATCTAACGCTGTGA
- the rsmH gene encoding 16S rRNA (cytosine(1402)-N(4))-methyltransferase RsmH → MSQEHAPVLHAEVLAALEIKPDGRYVDGTYGRGGHAHSILSELGDQGRLIVMDRDPQAIADAQETMGSDRRVTIIHDDYANMYAQIADLDLLEQIDGILLDLGVSSPQLDDAARGFSFQLNGPLDMRMNPGQGESAAEWLAHADEAEIARVLWEYGEERHSRRIAKKIVERRQSGKIEDTATLAALISEIVPRPKNNKHPATRSFQAVRIHINQELDQIQHLLETVLDILKIGGRLLIISFHSLEDRLVKRFFKAQSSRAKIPRGLPLRDSEIPSNIRLRLVNKAIRAGARELASNPRARSAVLRIAERAA, encoded by the coding sequence GTGAGTCAGGAGCATGCACCGGTGCTGCACGCCGAAGTCCTGGCGGCACTCGAAATCAAGCCGGATGGCCGCTACGTCGATGGTACCTATGGCCGGGGTGGTCACGCGCATTCGATTCTGTCGGAACTTGGCGATCAGGGGCGTCTGATCGTAATGGATCGCGATCCGCAAGCAATTGCCGATGCGCAGGAGACGATGGGCTCGGACCGCCGGGTTACGATTATCCACGACGACTACGCCAACATGTATGCGCAAATTGCCGATCTCGATCTGCTAGAGCAGATCGATGGAATTCTGCTCGACCTCGGTGTTTCTTCGCCGCAACTCGATGACGCGGCACGCGGTTTCAGTTTTCAGCTAAACGGGCCACTGGACATGCGGATGAATCCCGGGCAGGGTGAGTCGGCAGCCGAGTGGCTTGCGCATGCCGATGAAGCGGAGATCGCCAGGGTGCTCTGGGAATATGGTGAAGAACGCCATTCGCGACGCATTGCCAAAAAGATCGTCGAGCGGCGCCAGTCAGGCAAAATAGAAGATACCGCGACCCTCGCCGCCTTAATCAGTGAGATAGTACCGCGCCCGAAAAACAATAAACATCCGGCAACCCGCAGTTTCCAGGCCGTAAGAATTCATATCAACCAGGAACTCGACCAGATCCAGCACCTGCTAGAAACGGTACTGGATATTCTGAAAATCGGCGGGCGCCTGCTGATTATCAGCTTTCACTCACTCGAAGACCGCCTCGTAAAACGTTTTTTCAAGGCGCAGAGTTCGCGTGCAAAAATCCCTCGCGGACTGCCGCTACGCGATAGTGAAATCCCCTCCAATATTCGTCTCAGGTTGGTGAACAAGGCTATCAGGGCAGGAGCCAGGGAGCTGGCGTCAAATCCTCGTGCTCGTAGCGCAGTACTTCGTATTGCAGAGCGGGCTGCCTGA
- the ftsL gene encoding cell division protein FtsL: MTGKFWISLLLTLVLGSALTVIYVKHESRVLFAELRTIQKQQDQQVIEWGRLQLQNTTLATHSNVESRARKDLKMRLPESVELVPVQ; this comes from the coding sequence ATGACCGGTAAATTCTGGATCTCACTGCTGCTAACCCTGGTTCTCGGCAGTGCGCTGACCGTGATTTACGTGAAGCACGAGAGCCGGGTTCTGTTCGCTGAATTACGCACCATCCAGAAGCAGCAGGATCAGCAGGTCATTGAATGGGGACGGTTACAGCTGCAAAACACCACCCTGGCGACGCACAGTAACGTTGAATCAAGGGCCCGCAAGGACCTGAAAATGCGTTTACCCGAGAGTGTTGAACTGGTGCCTGTGCAATGA
- a CDS encoding penicillin-binding protein 2 translates to MKRSKKTAGQEDQIAFLGTRHYFVLLVLISLLAGLMARALYLQVVEQDFLTSQGGQRQIRTIETPAYRGAILDRFGTPLAISTPVDSVWVNPSEILGDLAALKQVTRKLKLDYRTTVAMLKQRADREFVYLKRQLEPEFARDIAAGFEGVYLQREYHRYYPAGEVVSHLVGFTDIDDQGQEGLELAYQDWLRAEPGERRVIRSRRGEVIEELEQLKPAESGNDIYTSIDMRLQYIAYRSLARAIKFHAAKAGSAVLLDARSGEILAIVNQPSYNPNQRSKTTTERLRNRALTDVFEPGSAIKPFTLAAAIDRGRYHRGSSIDTSPGYMMVSGHPVKDIRNYGILDLSGILRKSSNVGASRIAMSLPKKELWESFRAYGFGELSGVSFPGESAGYFRHHSQWQPLDHATMGFGYGMSLSITQLARAYAVIANQGRLVDLTLLRKELVRNPNNEISRHVMKSSTARQMIRMLAEVVGPKGTAPQAAVDGYKIAGKTGTAKKSIAGGYQEDDYVAVFAGLAPASNPRLVMAVMIDEPTQNGYYGGLVAAPVFQEVMSNALRILDVPPDDLPTLAQGKGKGA, encoded by the coding sequence ATGAAGCGAAGCAAAAAAACCGCAGGGCAAGAGGACCAGATAGCCTTTCTTGGCACGCGTCATTACTTCGTATTGCTGGTATTGATTTCTTTGCTTGCCGGCCTGATGGCTCGTGCTCTTTACCTGCAGGTTGTCGAGCAGGATTTTCTGACCAGCCAGGGCGGGCAGCGACAAATACGCACCATCGAAACGCCGGCCTATCGAGGTGCAATTCTGGATCGTTTCGGTACGCCGCTTGCGATCAGTACACCGGTCGACTCGGTCTGGGTCAATCCGTCTGAAATTCTGGGAGACCTCGCCGCACTCAAACAGGTAACCCGCAAGTTGAAACTCGATTACCGCACGACGGTCGCCATGCTGAAGCAACGCGCCGACCGGGAGTTTGTTTACCTAAAGCGTCAGCTTGAGCCGGAATTTGCGCGCGACATCGCGGCAGGCTTTGAAGGTGTATACCTGCAGCGCGAGTATCATCGATACTATCCTGCCGGAGAGGTGGTATCACACCTGGTTGGATTTACCGATATTGACGACCAGGGCCAGGAGGGCCTCGAACTGGCCTACCAGGACTGGTTACGTGCCGAACCGGGTGAGCGGCGCGTCATTCGCAGCCGTCGTGGCGAGGTCATCGAGGAACTGGAGCAGCTGAAGCCGGCTGAATCCGGCAACGATATCTACACCAGCATCGATATGCGTTTACAGTACATCGCTTACCGCAGCCTTGCCCGGGCCATTAAGTTCCATGCGGCCAAAGCCGGTTCAGCGGTTCTGCTGGATGCCCGCAGTGGCGAAATCCTGGCGATCGTAAATCAGCCATCCTATAACCCGAACCAGCGCAGTAAAACCACGACCGAACGACTGCGTAACCGGGCCCTTACCGACGTATTTGAACCTGGTTCCGCGATCAAACCTTTCACCCTGGCGGCCGCAATTGATCGTGGCCGTTACCACCGTGGCAGCAGTATAGACACGTCACCCGGCTACATGATGGTGAGTGGTCACCCGGTTAAGGACATCCGTAACTATGGCATACTTGACCTCTCCGGAATTTTACGCAAATCGAGTAACGTCGGTGCATCTCGCATCGCCATGTCGTTACCCAAAAAGGAGCTGTGGGAGAGTTTCAGGGCTTACGGCTTCGGCGAGTTATCTGGTGTTTCCTTCCCAGGCGAATCGGCTGGATACTTCCGTCATCATAGTCAGTGGCAGCCACTGGACCACGCTACCATGGGATTCGGTTACGGCATGTCGCTGTCGATTACCCAGCTCGCGCGCGCCTATGCCGTAATTGCCAACCAGGGCCGCCTGGTGGATCTCACGCTGTTGCGAAAAGAACTGGTTCGAAATCCGAACAATGAAATCTCGCGTCATGTCATGAAATCCTCGACCGCGCGACAGATGATCAGGATGCTAGCTGAAGTTGTCGGCCCCAAAGGGACTGCGCCACAGGCAGCGGTTGATGGCTACAAGATTGCAGGCAAGACCGGGACCGCAAAGAAAAGCATTGCCGGGGGTTACCAGGAAGACGATTACGTGGCCGTATTTGCCGGTCTCGCGCCGGCCAGTAATCCACGCCTGGTAATGGCAGTCATGATTGACGAACCTACCCAGAACGGATACTACGGTGGACTGGTTGCCGCACCGGTGTTCCAGGAAGTGATGTCTAACGCATTGCGGATTCTCGATGTTCCACCCGATGATCTGCCGACCCTGGCGCAAGGTAAGGGAAAGGGGGCATGA
- a CDS encoding UDP-N-acetylmuramoyl-L-alanyl-D-glutamate--2,6-diaminopimelate ligase: MMANTNIPGMALSQLLSGFAVEESVPSIRISDIASNSVNVTANSAFIALPGIKSNGIDYAIDAVKAGAVAVIYDAADEYSLQRIPLLRKQVETCWIGVDDLERANGHIVSRFFGDPGQAMTIVGVTGTDGKSSVVHLVTQALTRIGKSCASIGTLGYGIGNKLTPDSLTTPDAVSLQARLHQFRQQRCEYVVMEVSSHALEQYRVNGCDFDIAVLTNLGRDHLDYHGDLDSYAAAKARLFHDFELSGRVVNIDDSFGQALSRSVEKDSLLRYSVETEAGREAEVKLISSELTASGINIRASTPLGEVTAVTALLGHFNIENTLACIATLVALGLDHKQLELAVKDLKPIPGRMEKFIGQPGSASAVVDFAHTEQALRACLAACRQHTSGLLWCVFGCGGDRDQGKRSGMGRAVEELADRMIITDDNPRNESPQKIVSEIIAGMKRPGQACIVHNRQAAIEYAISQAAPEDLVVIAGKGHEQEQIVGNERRPFCDRHVVSRILQVDHD, translated from the coding sequence ATGATGGCGAACACCAATATTCCCGGAATGGCTTTGTCGCAACTGCTATCCGGTTTCGCGGTGGAGGAGTCCGTGCCGTCGATACGGATCAGCGATATCGCCAGTAACAGTGTGAACGTCACGGCAAATTCGGCATTCATTGCGTTGCCCGGGATCAAGTCAAATGGCATCGATTATGCTATCGATGCCGTCAAGGCAGGGGCAGTGGCAGTAATTTATGATGCCGCAGATGAATATAGCCTGCAGCGCATTCCGCTGTTGCGCAAACAGGTAGAGACCTGCTGGATCGGCGTCGATGACCTGGAACGTGCCAATGGCCATATCGTCAGTCGTTTCTTCGGTGACCCGGGGCAAGCCATGACAATCGTCGGCGTCACGGGAACTGACGGAAAATCCAGCGTCGTCCATCTCGTTACCCAGGCTTTGACGCGGATAGGAAAATCCTGCGCCAGTATCGGAACTCTCGGATATGGGATTGGCAACAAGTTGACACCGGATTCGTTAACAACACCAGATGCCGTCAGCTTGCAGGCACGTTTACACCAGTTCCGCCAGCAACGTTGTGAGTACGTGGTCATGGAAGTATCGTCACACGCGCTCGAACAGTATCGCGTCAACGGTTGTGACTTTGATATCGCGGTGCTGACCAATCTGGGGCGCGACCACCTCGATTATCACGGTGACCTGGATAGTTACGCAGCCGCCAAGGCGCGACTGTTTCATGATTTTGAACTTTCCGGGCGAGTGGTAAATATTGATGACAGCTTCGGACAGGCGTTAAGCCGGTCGGTTGAGAAAGATTCGCTGCTGCGCTATTCGGTAGAGACTGAAGCAGGGCGCGAGGCCGAGGTTAAATTGATCTCCAGTGAATTGACCGCTAGTGGAATAAATATCAGGGCTTCGACCCCGTTGGGAGAAGTGACCGCTGTTACCGCACTACTGGGTCATTTCAATATCGAGAATACGTTAGCCTGTATCGCTACCCTGGTTGCATTAGGTCTCGATCACAAGCAGCTCGAACTTGCAGTCAAGGATTTAAAACCGATTCCTGGTCGCATGGAAAAATTCATTGGCCAGCCCGGTAGCGCGTCGGCAGTAGTCGATTTTGCCCATACCGAGCAGGCCCTGCGCGCCTGTCTTGCAGCCTGTCGACAGCATACCAGCGGATTATTGTGGTGTGTATTTGGTTGCGGCGGGGATCGTGACCAGGGAAAACGCAGCGGCATGGGACGCGCCGTGGAAGAGTTGGCGGATCGCATGATTATCACCGACGATAATCCGCGCAATGAATCACCCCAGAAAATCGTCAGCGAAATCATTGCCGGCATGAAACGGCCCGGTCAGGCCTGTATTGTCCATAATCGTCAGGCAGCCATCGAATATGCGATATCACAGGCGGCCCCCGAAGACCTGGTCGTTATTGCGGGCAAGGGTCACGAGCAGGAGCAAATTGTCGGAAACGAGCGCCGCCCCTTTTGTGATCGTCACGTGGTTAGCCGAATTCTGCAGGTGGATCATGATTAG
- the murF gene encoding UDP-N-acetylmuramoyl-tripeptide--D-alanyl-D-alanine ligase, with the protein MISMSMMSLAEVLGSSTDQLPELSFSGVTIDSRKSCEGKLFVAIKGVNFDGHSFVDQAYQNGAVIALVEQRQPCHIPQIEVADCKQAMGRLANHWRRHCDPCVIALTGSNGKTTVKEMLKQILSRQAATLATIGNFNNDIGVPLTLFELDQDHDFAIIEMGANHRGEIAGLARIAEPDIVYVNNVAAAHLAGFGDVQGVVEAKGELYAYCTPQHKALFNADEVASQYWQSICAAQNRISCGLQNEADVTATWSVSGENLKVDFSYQGRSRDCELNVIGEHNVRNALAAVSLAILSGNDLTVAVDNLAGFSGVKGRLQILAGPSRSRLIDDSYNANPDSLEAGIKVLCSLQGSAWLALGDMAELGAEAVDLHREAAQTARRNGVEKFFGIGEMSCIASEEFGDGGYCSERIEDMAVVISSQIHEGVNLLIKGSRAAGMERLVALLTRTVNAGGANAV; encoded by the coding sequence ATGATTAGCATGTCGATGATGTCACTGGCCGAGGTTCTCGGGTCTAGTACCGACCAGCTGCCGGAGCTGTCCTTTTCGGGGGTCACAATCGATAGCCGAAAATCCTGCGAGGGCAAGTTGTTCGTTGCCATAAAGGGCGTCAATTTTGACGGTCATAGCTTCGTTGATCAGGCTTACCAGAACGGCGCTGTCATCGCCCTCGTTGAACAGCGTCAGCCCTGCCATATACCCCAGATCGAGGTTGCCGATTGCAAGCAGGCTATGGGCCGGTTGGCCAATCACTGGCGCCGTCACTGTGACCCCTGCGTCATCGCCCTCACCGGCAGTAACGGTAAAACAACGGTCAAGGAAATGCTTAAACAGATATTGTCGAGACAGGCCGCGACCCTTGCGACCATTGGCAATTTCAATAACGACATCGGCGTACCACTGACATTATTCGAACTCGATCAAGATCATGATTTCGCCATTATCGAAATGGGTGCCAATCATCGTGGCGAGATCGCCGGCCTCGCCAGGATTGCAGAGCCCGATATCGTCTACGTCAACAATGTTGCCGCCGCACACCTGGCGGGCTTCGGTGACGTTCAGGGTGTAGTTGAAGCCAAAGGCGAGCTCTATGCTTACTGCACCCCGCAGCACAAGGCGTTGTTCAATGCCGACGAAGTCGCCAGTCAATACTGGCAAAGTATTTGTGCGGCGCAAAACCGGATTAGCTGTGGGCTGCAAAATGAAGCTGACGTGACCGCGACCTGGTCAGTCTCGGGTGAAAACCTGAAGGTTGATTTTTCTTACCAGGGTAGGTCACGGGATTGTGAACTGAATGTGATCGGCGAGCATAACGTCCGCAACGCGCTAGCCGCGGTATCGCTTGCGATCCTGAGCGGTAATGATTTAACCGTGGCCGTTGACAACCTGGCGGGATTCTCCGGGGTAAAAGGGCGATTGCAGATACTGGCCGGTCCGTCCCGCAGTCGCCTGATTGACGATAGCTACAACGCGAATCCGGACTCTCTTGAAGCGGGTATCAAGGTACTTTGCTCATTGCAGGGTTCAGCCTGGCTGGCGCTGGGCGATATGGCCGAACTGGGTGCGGAAGCGGTCGACCTGCACCGCGAGGCCGCGCAGACCGCACGTCGTAACGGAGTAGAAAAATTTTTTGGTATTGGCGAAATGAGTTGTATCGCCAGCGAGGAATTCGGCGATGGCGGCTACTGCAGCGAGCGCATCGAAGACATGGCAGTGGTCATATCGTCGCAAATCC